One window of the Halobacillus litoralis genome contains the following:
- a CDS encoding DMT family transporter, with the protein MGKPPIHPYIILFIGVLSISTSAIFVKLAGDAPASMVAFYRLTLAVVIMAPYVLWKHIDEIKQIQRKDWFLAIFSGIFLAFHFILWFQSLSYTTVASSVVLVSLQPVFAFLGTYIFFRERFTVGAILSLAITLVGSTIVGWGDFQISGLALLGDALALLGAIMVTGYFLLGQNLRQRLSLMTYTFIAYGMAAVTLLIYNGVLGYSFTGYTGNQWLIFTALAIIPTFFGHSLFNWTLKWLSASTISMAVLLEPIGASLLAFWILHETISWSQWLGGSIVIFGLMMFIFSTMKKVKPKLTHDSKDG; encoded by the coding sequence TTGGGAAAGCCTCCGATCCATCCATATATTATTTTGTTCATTGGGGTCTTATCGATCTCAACATCAGCGATTTTCGTCAAGCTTGCCGGAGATGCGCCTGCTTCAATGGTCGCCTTTTACCGGCTGACGCTGGCAGTCGTCATTATGGCTCCTTATGTATTATGGAAACATATTGACGAAATAAAACAAATCCAACGAAAAGATTGGTTTCTCGCAATATTTTCCGGCATATTCTTAGCCTTTCATTTTATTTTATGGTTTCAATCTTTATCTTATACGACTGTAGCAAGTTCTGTTGTCCTTGTTTCTTTACAGCCGGTATTCGCCTTTCTGGGTACCTACATCTTCTTCCGTGAACGTTTCACTGTAGGTGCAATATTAAGCCTTGCGATTACACTCGTAGGTAGTACAATCGTCGGCTGGGGCGATTTTCAAATCAGTGGCCTTGCCTTACTGGGTGATGCTCTCGCCTTACTTGGAGCAATCATGGTTACTGGGTATTTCCTTTTAGGGCAAAATTTACGCCAACGCCTCTCTTTGATGACCTACACATTCATCGCTTACGGAATGGCTGCTGTTACTTTACTCATCTACAATGGAGTGCTCGGATATTCATTTACTGGGTATACAGGAAACCAATGGTTGATTTTCACAGCACTCGCCATCATACCGACATTTTTCGGTCACTCCTTATTCAACTGGACATTGAAGTGGCTGAGTGCGTCAACGATTTCAATGGCTGTTTTATTAGAACCGATCGGTGCCTCGCTATTAGCGTTCTGGATATTGCACGAAACCATCTCATGGTCGCAATGGCTTGGCGGATCAATCGTGATCTTCGGTCTGATGATGTTCATTTTCAGTACAATGAAAAAGGTGAAACCGAAACTCACACATGATTCCAAGGACGGATGA
- a CDS encoding DegV family protein, producing the protein MTIQLIIDGGGDLPQGMMEQHDIKYVPLNLHFGDEQYKTGETIDLATFYDKLKSSEELPRSSSPSPNDFYEKFKKVHPEDEILVLALTQGLSSTYESAVMGKDMLLEEEPARKIAVLNTKTASCGIALLVHEAADKMNEGADFDSLVSHMEERIEKTTTLFILKTLENVIKGGRLDRVKGTIAKTLNIKLLMRASEEGSIEVTEKVRGNKKSLRRFVDQIGEYTNQFENRAIALSHCNDKERGQSVLNKITDRYNFKESLFMEMGPLISTYAGEGGLVIAFFKD; encoded by the coding sequence ATGACAATCCAACTGATTATTGATGGTGGCGGCGACCTGCCCCAGGGGATGATGGAGCAACACGACATTAAATATGTTCCCTTGAACTTACACTTCGGGGATGAACAATATAAAACAGGCGAAACAATCGACCTTGCTACATTTTATGATAAATTGAAAAGCTCGGAAGAATTACCACGTTCCTCTTCCCCGAGCCCTAACGATTTTTATGAAAAGTTCAAAAAAGTGCATCCAGAAGATGAAATTCTTGTACTTGCTTTGACTCAGGGATTGAGCAGCACATACGAAAGTGCAGTTATGGGTAAAGACATGCTTCTCGAGGAAGAACCAGCGCGCAAGATTGCCGTATTAAACACAAAAACAGCTTCTTGCGGTATTGCTCTTCTCGTCCATGAAGCCGCTGATAAGATGAACGAAGGGGCTGATTTTGACAGCCTCGTCTCCCACATGGAAGAAAGAATCGAAAAAACAACGACCCTCTTCATCTTGAAAACATTAGAAAACGTGATTAAAGGCGGGCGTTTGGATAGAGTCAAAGGAACCATTGCCAAAACATTGAATATCAAACTCTTGATGAGAGCTAGTGAAGAAGGGTCCATCGAAGTTACGGAGAAAGTTCGAGGTAACAAGAAATCGCTGCGACGCTTTGTCGATCAAATCGGAGAGTACACCAATCAATTCGAGAATCGCGCGATAGCACTTTCCCACTGCAATGATAAAGAACGCGGGCAGTCTGTTTTGAACAAAATCACAGATCGTTATAACTTCAAAGAAAGCCTGTTCATGGAGATGGGACCACTCATTTCCACCTACGCCGGTGAAGGCGGTCTTGTCATAGCCTTCTTCAAGGATTGA
- a CDS encoding MFS transporter — protein MGIKNGKAPVQTPFYYGWVIVAIAGLSVFFSGPGQTYSVSIFIDYYIEDFGYSRSLVSGIYSGATLMAGITLFMMGRLIDRFGQRKMMVVVGVFLALALFWNAFLLGPIMMFLGFFMIRLFGQGSMTLIPNTLVPQWFIRKRGRALSVMAVGGFASSALLPPLNTWLIEAFGWRMTWGIWGVGLLVIFVPLAVFFIRNQPKDIGEVPDGIPKPVKGQMKNPHIEVNEKSWTLKEAMATKAFWFILFCVSVPALVNTAITFHIVSIMDLRGLDTGVAAMVLTLMAVIGFPVTFVSGYLVDRFQVHYILAITFFGHIFTLVILLFTSTWWLAVTFGIFWGFVNGFERIVLNIVWPNYFGREHLGSIKGLAQTVMVVGSALGPLPFGIFYDWLGGYQEVILLTILFPVTAGILALLSPQPEYEDYHA, from the coding sequence TTTCATTGATTACTACATAGAAGACTTCGGCTATTCAAGGTCCTTGGTATCAGGGATTTACTCTGGTGCTACATTGATGGCAGGGATTACTTTATTCATGATGGGGCGGCTCATTGACCGGTTCGGTCAGCGGAAGATGATGGTCGTGGTCGGCGTTTTTTTAGCATTGGCCTTATTTTGGAACGCTTTTTTGCTTGGTCCGATTATGATGTTTCTCGGCTTCTTCATGATCCGGTTGTTCGGTCAAGGGTCGATGACATTGATTCCGAACACCCTCGTGCCCCAATGGTTCATTAGGAAAAGAGGGCGGGCGCTCAGCGTCATGGCGGTTGGTGGTTTCGCCAGTTCTGCTTTATTGCCTCCTTTAAATACATGGCTCATAGAAGCCTTCGGTTGGAGGATGACATGGGGGATATGGGGCGTCGGTCTGCTTGTGATTTTTGTCCCGCTGGCTGTTTTCTTTATCCGGAATCAACCGAAAGATATCGGAGAGGTCCCCGATGGTATACCGAAGCCTGTTAAAGGACAAATGAAAAACCCGCATATAGAGGTGAATGAAAAAAGCTGGACATTGAAAGAGGCTATGGCGACGAAGGCGTTCTGGTTCATCCTTTTTTGTGTGAGCGTTCCAGCTTTGGTCAATACCGCTATTACTTTCCACATTGTTTCCATTATGGATTTACGCGGACTGGATACAGGAGTAGCTGCTATGGTGCTGACCTTAATGGCCGTCATCGGCTTCCCGGTTACATTCGTGAGCGGCTATCTTGTCGACCGCTTTCAAGTCCATTACATATTGGCCATCACTTTTTTTGGGCATATTTTCACACTTGTCATTTTGTTATTTACAAGTACATGGTGGCTGGCGGTAACTTTCGGTATATTCTGGGGTTTTGTCAACGGTTTCGAACGTATTGTGTTGAACATTGTCTGGCCGAACTACTTTGGACGTGAACACTTAGGCAGTATCAAAGGTTTGGCACAAACAGTCATGGTTGTTGGATCAGCCCTTGGCCCTTTGCCGTTTGGTATCTTTTACGATTGGCTTGGTGGATATCAAGAAGTGATTCTCCTGACCATTCTGTTTCCGGTCACGGCCGGAATTTTGGCACTTCTTTCACCACAGCCGGAATATGAAGATTATCATGCATAA